Proteins encoded within one genomic window of Bombus vancouverensis nearcticus chromosome 4, iyBomVanc1_principal, whole genome shotgun sequence:
- the RhoGAP19D gene encoding rho GTPase activating protein at 19D isoform X3: MAEDRNNSQRLVRQAHTIEHGSSPPPVSTLPTGSGGGVGTIASAIATTGGVQRYDSPPRGPRTLLLRRGENGFGFTLRHFIVYPPESCCMLPGHERTRIDEPMDTIFVKQVRGNSPAAEAGLRTGDRVVSVDGRPTRGEQYAKVVQRIQQAGPWLRLLVVSKEDDILQRYFGETAHNPETNQRPRLRSPERSGHRQRRSVSMIPSLSPRTRQSWVCPARSSMPTPLCQDQDSPRQLIDDSVGIIDKHQQQLQRNIAKSNIFVGTLTRIHENIASAGTLPGERQSIDTKNGTSSLPSSPGPEKKVNDKFPILPQGLQIVSKRAKQFESGRLLSDDDEPTGDRISLYKSELSRLSTKHSVPNVAVRRREFESKAEAQEPRRIPPVPTRETKSLDSGSGLKGNRIIPVGSKHIHCEPPGNYNTLEETPNTRITDGETVRPRIRSNSAESWESTSTSNLLNTVRLHWFQRQDDTERKRDTNGNDNSVYVDATNICDGKEKIVEKGSRRQQQDGYAQIIKAESGVLPSDNDMHNNEVVFRRQKNTQIADEDRATRRVSYLKATWGERIHVDSDLELSDSEPITHTSRSIHKRWRLPLLPNDIASLRRIFEEVTQSTSLNKNINRGNSICTGREAATGIIKDIGQVEREGPLHVKFTVLDGKRSSDRSWKQLWGVLRGPILFFYKDRQNQSPSLSCDGENVAQSVDVRCSLVDIAEDYTKRKHVLRLANPNAEVLLQTEDAASMALWLRALHEHAAAEKPSEIAHNSTLKQQAVPQTPGPTSSSSTCQTTTNASPMTMSTASSSGGQRLSPLPGHKGIKKLTSFRNRSPTGQSPINKTRKPSQTIDSLVSPKTKTWKGRVAKQLRRMHGQTGSPSSPTTQLPPEGATFKVPLELCPPSSFSEYVPLIVEMCTSIVEARGLEVVGIYRVPGNTAAISHLTDSVNKGFENINLQDPRWSDVNVISSLLKSFFRQLPDSLLTAELYPMFIDADKVEDPQRRMTTIRKLLRDLPEHHFETLKYLMFHLKRIVEHSEVNKMEAKNLAIVFGPTLVRASGSRDNMVTMVTDMSHQCRIVESLLNNVDWFFSDDDLDDLSRLSVNLSLPADTSEIETTTSSNNHNLLLNNIQKVEGREMASAKDIVSSIISAANRKIQRRRKCQDETDNETHEVDKLRMKQEAENLQNRRSMALNERQCSVSEIVLMHESQSQSNRSIDRCDRSPTLDQAAITSSSIGGSDVIADCTINNRDCTLNSHDDVSSEKSNRYLNRMVESVPSIQPTHRSAVSSASESSRLSSETGLSCFDASSTLSSASNDTKQSNDEVTIRTYAGLSASTQERIRRFEQETKAMLQRDRNRQRREAERREEERRRIEMEWQLAKREMENDDLLDSIVDTTVTTPTTYLSSTTRLSSFNDRLADKSFLDIGSRSTARMPSLSIAVQQQPTPVRRVSQLADEPATILPSENVSNTIIKKLKTDSESLEKSTTLPPIRYGSLDSLHETHNISQSSLSPTNQQRKPLSSDVSDDGSDLLTSLTTTFDRKWKSLVNSSNQTIRGSATENLSLSDEDAAITRDSQNLRNQRGGGGGGGGGLREEKEEHKTACPQSCSIETYRDPSLHKTSIEKHQYVRQKNDAPEKDTDSSVTENSSVDRPDNTDMPDNDRSANVRKRVEPKQEQLRSSKETTTTATTTVYEASLAANEPQECCRHEKETSVLAQNGGKAIDDVKDFRHDVDSANYSNKLEKFESLTNCEVRSRLKRSESLNKRSENTSSKLKRSESLNKHSVERLSSPTNGKLKRSESLNKHSERSDSPNSKLKRSESLTKTEKTECNISKRRQSVRKDSATKLKRKNGMPERSIKRRHTVGGTKDFDKVHWLDNKLQVEAERVVRNEYRPKKSQLRTSSPDLSTGRIGLTDTSFLIEVSFRGPSNVVFNVTNARPQSLPDTSLTSKVFKVPLESHV, encoded by the exons ATGGCTGAGGACCGAAATAATTCCCAACGGTTGGTTAGGCAGGCGCACACG ATAGAACACGGTTCGTCACCGCCTCCAGTATCGACGCTTCCAACAGGATCAGGTGGTGGTGTCGGAACAATCGCTAGTGCGATAGCAACAACGGGAGGCGTTCAACGATACGATTCGCCACCCAGAGGTCCAAGAACGTTATTGTTGCGTCGCGGAGAAAATGGTTTTGGCTTTACCCTCCGTCATTTTATCGTTTACCCACCGGAGTCCTGTTGC ATGCTACCAGGACACGAACGAACGAGGATAGACGAGCCGATGGATACGATATTCGTGAAACAGGTACGTGGGAATTCGCCAGCAGCCGAAGCAGGATTACGTACAGGGGACAGGGTCGTTTCCGTCGACGGAAGACCAACGCGCGGTGAGCAATACGCGAAAGTAGTTCAACGTATCCAGCAGGCGGGCCCCTGGCTACGACTTCTCGTGGTCTCCAAAGAGGACGATATCTTGCAAAGATATTTCGGTGAAACTGCTCATAATCCTGAAACCAATCAACGACCGCGTCTTCGTTCTCCGGAGAGAAGTGGACACAGGCAACGCAGATCAGTCAGTATGATTCCCAGCTTGTCGCCAAGAACAAGACAGTCTTGGGTTTGTCCCGCGCGAAGCTCGATGCCGACACCGCTGTGTCAAGATCAAGATTCACCTCGACAGCTGATCGACGACAGCGTAGGAATCATCGATAAACATCAGCAACAATTGCAACGAAACATCGCTAAATCGAACATTTTTGTTGGAACCCTGACGAGAATACACGAAAATATCGCAAGCGCTGGCACTTTACCCGGTGAACGGCAATCGATAGATACGAAAAATGGTACTTCTTCTCTGCCTTCGTCTCCTGGACCTGAAAAGAAAGTAAACGATAAATTTCCGATACTACCGCAAGGACTTCAAATCGTATCGAAGCGAGCGAAACAGTTCGAGTCAGGGCGATTATTAAGCGACGACGATGAACCGACTGGTGATCGAATCAGCCTCTACAAAAGCGAGCTGTCGAGATTATCGACTAAGCATAGCGTGCCGAACGTTGCCGTTAGAAGAAGGGAATTTGAATCGAAAGCCGAAGCTCAAGAACCGAGAAGAATACCACCTGTGCCAACCAGGGAAACCAAATCGTTGGATAGTG GTAGCGGATTAAAAGGCAACAGAATAATACCTGTAGGCAGCAAACACATCCACTGTGAACCGCCGGGCAACTATAACACGTTAGAAG AGACACCCAATACGAGAATCACAGACGGGGAAACAGTACGGCCGAGGATTCGTAGCAACAGCGCTGAATCATGGGAATCTACTAGTACGAGCAATTTGTTAAATACCGTTAGACTTCACTGGTTTCAACGACAGGACGATACCGAACGAAAGCGAGATACGAACGGAAATGACAATAGCGTTTACGTTGATGCAACTAATATATGCGATGGAAAGGAGAAAATTGTCGAGAAAGGGTCTAGAAGACAACAACAGGATGGTTACGCGCAAATCATCAAAGCCGAATCTG GTGTATTGCCATCGGATAATGATATGCACAATAACGAAGTTGTATTCAGGCGGCAAAAGAATACGCAGATTG CAGACGAAGATCGTGCCACAAGAAGGGTGTCCTACTTGAAAGCAACTTGGGGCGAACGAATTCATGTCGACAGTGATTTGGAACTAAGCGACTCCGAGCCTATTACCCATACTTCTAGAAG CATTCATAAGAGATGGCGGCTACCGCTACTTCCAAACGATATAGCATCGCTGCGTCGCATCTTCGAGGAAGTGACTCAATCGACGAgtttaaacaaaaatattaatcg CGGCAATTCTATTTGTACTGGCCGGGAAGCAGCGACTGGCATTATAAAAGACATCGGACAAGTGGAACGAGAGGGACCTTTACATGTCAAATTTACTGTACTTGATGGCAAG cGATCTTCCGATCGATCATGGAAACAGCTATGGGGTGTTCTTCGCGGACCGATTCTCTTCTTTTATAAGGATCGTCAAAATCAG aGTCCTTCGTTATCCTGCGACGGCGAAAATGTAGCTCAAAGCGTAGATGTGAGATGTTCTCTTGTAGATATCGCGGAGGATTATACGAAACGTAAACACGTATTACGGTTAGCAAATCCGAACGCAGAAGTTTTGCTACAGACCGAAGACGCAGCGTCTATGGCGCTTTGGCTACGAGCTCTACATGAACATGCTGCTGCTGAAAAACCGTCC GAAATTGCTCATAATAGTACTTTGAAGCAACAAGCTGTCCCGCAAACTCCAGGTCCCACCAGCAGTTCTTCAACGTGTCAAACAACCACGAATGCTAGTCCAATGACAATGTCGACTGCTAGTAGTAGTGGTGGTCAGCGATTAAGCCCCCTTCCAGGACATAAAGGCATCAAGAAATTAACTTCGTTTAGGAACAGATCTCCGACTGGACAATCACCGATAAACAAAACTCGAAAACCGAGTCAAACGATCGATAGTTTGGTTTCTCCAAAGACCAAGACATGGAAGGGTAGAGTCGCAAAACAATTGCGGAGAATGCATGGACAAACGGGATCTCCTTCTTCACCAACAACGCAATTACCACCAGAGGGTGCTACCTTCAAAGTACCGCTTGAACTTTGCCCACCG TCATCTTTCTCGGAATACGTGCCATTGATCGTTGAAATGTGCACGAGCATCGTCGAAGCGAGGGGTCTCGAAGTGGTCGGTATTTATAGAGTACCCGGTAACACTGCCGCTATTTCACATTTAACTGACAGCGTGAACAAAGGATTCGAAAATATCAATCTTCAG GATCCTAGATGGAGCGATGTAAACGTAATATCTTCTCTTCTGAAGTCGTTCTTTCGACAGCTCCCAGATTCACTACTCACCGCAGAATTATACCCTATGTTTATCGATGCCGATAAAGTCGAGGATCCTCAAAGAAGAATGACAACGATAAGGAAGTTGCTCAGGGATCTTCCGGAACATCACTTTGAAACTCTCAAGTATTTGATGTTTCATTTGAAAAGAATAGTCGAACATAGCGAGGTTAATAAGATGGAGGCAAAGAATTTGGCCATTGTGTTTGGTCCTACGTTAGTTAGAGCCAGTGGTTCCAGAGACAATATGGTTACTATGGTTACTGATATGTCGCATCAGTGTCGAATTGTTGAAAGCTTATTAAACAAC GTCGATTGGTTCTTTTCGGATGATGATTTGGACGATTTAAGTCGACTGAGCGTGAATCTCAGTCTTCCAGCTGACACTAGCGAGATCGAGACTACAACGTCGAGTAATAATCATAATCTCTTGTTGAACAACATTCAGAAAGTCGAAG GACGCGAAATGGCATCTGCTAAGGACATTGTATCATCTATTATATCCGCTGCTAAtcgaaaaatacaaagaagaaGGAAGTGTCAAGACGAGACGGATAACGAAACTCACGAAGTCGATAAG CTGAGGATGAAACAAGAAGCAGAAAACCTTCAAAATCGGCGAAGTATGGCATTGAACGAGAGGCAATGTTCGGTCAGTGAGATCGTTTTAATGCACGAAAGTCAGAGTCAGTCGAATCGTTCCATCGATCGTTGCGACCGGTCACCGACGCTTGATCAGGCTGCCATTACTAGCTCAAGTATCGGTGGTTCCGATGTCATAGCTGATTGCACAATTAATAACCGTGATTGCACGTTAAACAGTCACGATGATGTTTCTTCGGAGAAATCGAACAGATATTTAAATCGTATGGTAGAGTCGGTTCCATCAATTCAACCGACTCATCGCTCGGCCGTCTCGTCGGCTTCAGAGTCTTCCCGACTCTCTAGCGAGACTGGCCTGAGCTGCTTCGATGCAAGTTCGACGCTTTCCAGCGCTTCGAACGACACCAAACAAAGCAATGACGAGGTTACGATAAGAACGTATGCTGGATTGAGCGCGTCTACTCAAGAACGTATACGAAGATTTGAACAGGAAACAAAGGCAATGTTACAGAGGGATCGGAATCGACAAAGACGCGAAGCTGaaaggagagaagaagagagacgaAGAATCGAGATGGAATGGCAATTGGCTAAACGTGAAATGGAAAACGACGATCTGCTCGACAGTATAGTAGACACAACCGTGACAACACCTACTACTTATCTTTCATCCACGACAAGACTTTCTAGTTTTAACGACAGGCTTGCCGATAAATCTTTCCTCGATATCGGTTCCCGATCGACTGCTCGAATGCCGTCTTTATCGATAGCTGTGCAGCAACAACCCACGCCCGTTAGACGAGTGTCGCAACTCGCAGACGAACCTGCTACGATTCTGCCCTCGGAGAACGTCTCGAACACTAttataaagaaattgaaaaccGATTCAGAG TCACTGGAAAAATCTACGACGCTACCACCAATTCGTTATGGCAGTTTGGATTCTCTGCACGAAACACACAACATTTCTCAGTCGTCGCTCTCACCGACCAATCAACAACGGAAACCCCTTTCCAGTGATGTCTCGGACGATG GTAGCGATTTGCTGACCAGCTTGACGACCACGTTCGATCGTAAATGGAAGTCCCTGGTAAACTCGTCGAATCAAACGATTCGTGGATCCGCTACGGAGAATCTGTCTCTCAGCGACGAGGACGCTGCGATAACGCGAGACTCGCAAAACTTGCGAAATCaacgaggaggaggaggaggaggaggaggagggttacgagaagagaaagaagaacacAAAACAGCTTGTCCTCAATCATGCTCGATTGAAACCTATCGGGATCCGAGCCTCCATAAAACATCTATCGAAAAGCATCAATACGTTCGTCAAAAAAAT GATGCTCCGGAAAAGGATACGGATTCATCGGTAACAGAGAATAGCAGCGTCGATCGACCGGATAATACCGATATGCCGGATAACGATCGAAGCGCTAACGTACGAAAAAGGGTCGAACCGAAACAAGAGCAATTACGATCGAGCAAGGAAACAACGACCACGGCAACGACGACAGTTTACGAAGCAAGTTTAGCTGCGAACGAACCGCAAGAATGCTGTAGGCACGAGAAGGAGACATCGGTGTTAGCGCAAAATGGTGGTAAAGCGATCGACGATGTGAAAGATTTTCGACACGATGTCGATTCGGCGAATTACTCGAACAAGCTCGAAAAATTTGAAAGTCTGACAAATTGCGAAGTCAGATCGCGGCTGAAAAGATCTGAATCTTTAAATAAGAGATCTGAAAATACCTCGTCCAAGTTGAAGAGGTCTGAAAGTTTGAACAAACATTCTGTCGAGAGGCTCTCGTCCCCGACCAATGGCAAGTTGAAACGCTCTGAAAGTTTGAACAAGCATTCGGAGAGATCCGATTCTCCGAACAGTAAGTTAAAGCGATCGGAGTCGCTGACAAAAACTGAAAAAACTGAGTGTAATATTAGCAAGAGACGACAATCCGTTAGAAAAGATAGTGCGACgaaattaaaacgaaaaaaTGGTATGCCCGAACGATCGATCAAGCGCAGGCACACTGTGGGCGGTACCAAGGATTTCGACAAAGTACATTGGTTGGATAATAAACTGCAAGTCGAGGCTGAGAGAGTGGTGAGGAACGAATATAGACCGAAGAAAAGCCAATTGAGAACAAGTTCTCCGGATTTAAGTACTGGTCGTATCGGTCTTACCGATACTAGTTTCCTCATCGAGGTCAGTTTTCGTGGCCCGAGCAACGTCGTTTTTAACGTGACTAACGCTCGTCCGCAGTCTTTACCGGATACTAGTTTGACTTCTAAAGTGTTTAAAGTACCTCTGGAGAGTCACGTGTAA